Proteins from one Fragaria vesca subsp. vesca linkage group LG6, FraVesHawaii_1.0, whole genome shotgun sequence genomic window:
- the LOC101308190 gene encoding alanine--glyoxylate aminotransferase 2 homolog 2, mitochondrial-like, with protein sequence MQGFIGRRLISGTRQLSNLRPSSQRCCFSQVAQREEANNGVHIPKLPPFDYSPPPYTGPSTEEILAQRKEYLSPSMFYFYNKPLNIVDGKMQYLFDENGRRYLDGFGGIATVSCGHCHPDVVEAIVNQTKKIQHSTILYLNHAIGDFAQALASKLPANLKVVFFTNSGTEANELAMLIARLYTGCHDIISLRNAYHGNASGTMGATAQASWKFNVIQSGVHHAMNPDPYRGVFGSDGEKYAKDVQDLIDFGTSGHVAGFISEAIQGVGGIVELAPGFLPAVYNSVKKAGGLFIADEVQSGFARTGSNFWGFEGHGVVPDIVTMAKGIGNGTPLGAVVTTPEVAEVLTRRNYFNTFGGNPVCTAAGLAVLKVIEKEGLQENAFVVGSYLKERLNALKDKYELIGDVRGKGLMLGVELVTDRQLKTPAKAETIHVMDKMKDLGVLIGKGGSYGNVFRITPPLCFTKEDADFLVDAMDYTMSKV encoded by the exons ATGCAGGGATTTATAGGGAGAAGGTTAATATCGGGAACGAGACAATTATCTAATCTCCGACCATCCTCGCAACGCTGTTGTTTCTCTCAGGTGGCTCAGAGAGAGGAGGCCAACAATGGCGTCCATATTCCCAAACTGCCCCCTTTCGACTACTCTCCTCCGCCGTACACCGGTCCCTCCACAGAGGAGATCTTGGCTCAGAGGAAAGAGTACCTCAGCCCCTCCATGTTCTACTTCTACAACAAACCC CTGAATATTGTCGACGGGAAGATGCAGTATCTGTTCGATGAGAATGGTCGGAGGTATTTGGACGGTTTCGGAGGGATAGCTACGGTGAGTTGCGGCCACTGCCACCCTGATGTGGTGGAGGCCATAGTCAACCAAACCAAGAAAATCCAACACTCGACGATTCTTTACCTGAATCATGCAATCGGCGATTTCGCTCAGGCACTGGCTTCCAAGTTGCCCGCCAATCTCAAG GTAGTGTTCTTCACTAATTCAGGGACGGAAGCAAACGAGTTGGCGATGTTGATAGCGAGGTTGTACACAGGCTGCCATGACATAATCTCTTTGAGAAACGCATATCATGGCAACGCTTCTGGCACTATGGGCGCCACTGCCCAAGCCAGTTGGAAATTTAACGTCATTCAG AGTGGAGTTCATCATGCTATGAATCCGGACCCATACAGAGGTGTGTTTGGTTCAGATGGTGAGAAGTATGCCAAAGATGTCCAAGATCTCATCGACTTTGGAACCTCTGGCCATGTTGCTGGCTTTATATCTGAAGCCATACAG GGAGTGGGAGGAATTGTAGAATTGGCCCCGGGTTTCTTGCCAGCAGTTTATAACAGTGTAAAGAAAGCAGGAGGCCTATTCATCGCCGATGAGGTCCAGTCTGGTTTTGCTCGCACAGGAAGCAACTTCTGGGGGTTTGAGGGTCATGGTGTTGTACCTGACATTGTGACAATGGCCAAG GGCATTGGAAATGGCACTCCCCTTGGTGCAGTAGTAACCACTCCTGAGGTTGCAGAGGTATTGACTCGCCGCAATTACTTTAACACCTTCGGTGGCAATCCTGTATGCACGGCTGCAGGACTGGCTGTTCTGAAAGTGATTGAGAAAGAAGGACTTCAAGAAAATGCATTTGTTGTGGGCTCATATCTGAAAGAAAGACTCAATGCCTTGAAAGATAAATATGAAC TTATCGGAGATGTGAGGGGAAAAGGATTAATGCTAGGAGTTGAGCTTGTGACTGATCGTCAACTGAAGACACCAGCCAAGGCTGAAACTATACATGTGATGGACAAAATGAAAG ATTTGGGAGTCTTGATCGGCAAAGGGGGATCCTATGGAAATGTTTTCAGAATCACACCTCCCTTGTGCTTCACTAAGGAAGATGCAG ATTTTCTTGTGGATGCAATGGACTACACAATGTCTAAAGTTTGA
- the LOC101304023 gene encoding uncharacterized protein LOC101304023 → MVGSIPILSYYSLGNIVKPLGFAVTSSDKKQCFSSSDDIRFDEMRSQVDSVSEDTCVSSNSKSVSEMEHEGGSTMPDMKRQLCELSLPTEFGMKRKHRPHAEKRHSVPKNMKYVPVTRDPGVSKRLCHYEPFDICLGGRNSALQASFRERMMEAEDMLEFANPEKIVECTDPIVLRPGMVLLKNYVSLSEQVDIVKTCRELGLGPGGFYQPVFQNGAKLCLQMMCLGLNWDPETRKYEDIRPLDGTRSPGIPNEFSLLVERAIQEAHAHLKDKIRCRIVEKVLPSMTPNICITNFYNTRGRLGLHQDRDESKESLREGLPVVSISIGDSADFLYGDQRDIEKAESIILESGDVLIFGGHSRHIFHGVTSIVPNSAPKKLLEETMLRPGRLNLTFRQF, encoded by the exons ATGGTCGGAAGCATTCCTATTCTAAGTTACTATAGTTTAGGTAATATAGTTAAGCCACTCGGGTTTGCAGTCACATCTAGTGATAAGAAGCAGTGTTTTTCATCAAGTGATGATATTCGTTTCGATGAAATGAGGTCTCAAGTTGATTCAGTGTCAGAGGATACTTGTGTGAGTTCAAATTCGAAGAGTGTAAGTGAAATGGAACATGAGGGAGGGAGTACAATGCCGGATATGAAACGCCAATTGTGTGAGTTGTCTTTGCCTACAGAATTTGGGATGAAAAGGAAGCACCGTCCTCATGCAGAAAAGCGGCATTCTGTACCAAAAAATATGAAATATGTACCTGTTACCAGAGATCCAGGTGTATCTAAGCGTTTGTGTCATTATGAACCATTTGATATATGCTTGGGTGGGAGGAATTCTGCTCTTCAAGCTTCTTTTCGTGAAAGAATGATGGAGGCAGAGGACATGCTAGAATTTGCAAATCCAGAAAAAATTGTGGAATGTACTGATCCAATAGTACTGAGGCCGGGGATGGTCTTATTGAAAAATTATGTGAGCCTCAGTGAACAG GTTGATATTGTAAAGACATGTCGGGAGCTTGGTTTAGGCCCTGGGGGGTTTTATCAACCTGTTTTCCAGAATGGAGCAAAACTTTGTCTGCAGATGATGTGCCTGGGCCTGAATTGGGATCCTGAGACTAGGAAATATGAAGATATACGACCACTAGATGGCACTCGGTCTCCTGGTATCCCCAATGAATTTAGTTTGTTGGTTGAGAGAGCAATTCAAGAGGCACATGCCCATCTCAAAGATAAAATCAGATGTCGCATTGTAGAAAAAGTACTCCCTTCAATGACTCCAAACATATGCATCACCAACTTTTATAATACTAGGGGGAGGCTTGGTCTTCATCAG GACCGTGATGAAAGCAAAGAGTCTCTCCGAGAAGGATTACCTGTCGTCTCAATTTCTATAGGTGATTCTGCAGATTTTCTCTATGGGGATCAGAGAGATATTGAAAAGGCAGAGAGTATTATTTTGGAATCAGGAGATGTCTTAATATTCGGTGGTCATTCAAGACATATATTTCATGGTGTAACATCCATCGTACCAAACTCAGCTCCAAAAAAATTGCTGGAAGAAACTATGCTTCGTCCTGGCCGTCTGAATCTTACCTTCAGACAGTTTTAG
- the LOC101304311 gene encoding PAN domain-containing protein At5g03700-like: MSPEYSQVLNSSVQMSNPTIIPHLYNINDPEQNKSSSPFSKSSSIPTPAHLFPSLSSPINFCHKNLNACFANPPSLFPLMLLYYYLFISLTLFVTHGSSKPEIHIGYNLTLAVPVEYTMGFIGRAFLMDTNPTIPSFRAALSVEAYNGKYSCSFQVFLGNVKVWSSGHYSKFYTSNVCVLELTNDGDLRLKGPKDRVGWRTGTSGQGVERLQLLRTGNLVLVDGLDRIKWQSFNFPTDVMLWGQRLSVASRLTSFPSNSSSYYSMEIEHSKIALYLNTGKKNYSYWEFKPSKNRNIAFIQLGLKGLELYSDKGKKIAQINPSEETIQPLRFLALGNETGNLRFYFYSPSLAKFDASFQALNTTCDLPLACKPYGICTASSACSCIQVLTTKNETSTGTSGCIEGISSDGFCGRGKAEMLELESVTSVLRGDSKIVNVSKEECGNLCLEDCKCASALHNSEECFLYGMVIGVKQVERGRQLSYMVKVPKGFSHGGHGKSNVKKWVLILVGVVDGVIVLALFGGLGYYLIRKRRRHSLPNGHNN, translated from the exons ATGTCGCCAGAATATTCACAGGTTCTTAACTCCAGCGTGCAAATGAGTAACCCCACTATAATCCCACATTTGTATAACATTAACGACCCAGAGCAAAATAAAAGCTCCTCCCCTTTTTCGAAAAGTTCCAGCATTCCTACTCCTGCCCACCTTTTTCCTTCTCTGTCGTCTCCCATCAATTTCTGCCACAAAAACCTTAATGCTTGCTTTGCAAACCCACCTTCATTATTCCCACTCATGCTGCTCTACTACTACTTGTTCATTTCTCTCACTCTTTTCGTCACTCATGGCTCCTCCAAGCCAGAGATTCATATTGGCTACAACCTCACTTTGGCAGTGCCTGTTGAATACACCATGGGATTCATTGGCAGAGCTTTTCTCATGGATACCAATCCAACCATACCCAGTTTCAGAGCTGCGTTGAGTGTTGAAGCTTATAATGGGAAGTACTCATGCTCCTTTCAGGTCTTTCTTGGAAATGTCAAGGTGTGGAGTTCTGGCCACTACTCGAAGTTTTATACATCGAATGTATGTGTACTTGAACTCACCAATGATGGAGATTTAAGGCTGAAGGGTCCAAAAGACAGGGTGGGATGGAGAACTGGGACTTCTGGACAAGGTGTGGAG AGGTTACAGTTATTGAGGACAGGGAATCTAGTACTAGTTGATGGCTTGGATCGGATCAAATGGCAGAGTTTTAATTTTCCTACTGATGTGATGCTTTGGGGTCAAAGACTTAGTGTAGCGTCACGCTTGACTTCGTTTCCAAGCAATTCAAGTTCATACTACTCGATGGAAATTGAGCACAGCAAGATTGCTCTCTACTTGAATACCGGTAAGAAAAACTATTCGTATTGGGAATTTAAGCCTTCCAAGAACAGAAATATTGCTTTCATTCAATTGGGTCTAAAAGGATTAGAGTTATACAGTGATAAAGGTAAGAAAATCGCGCAGATAAATCCGTCCGAGGAAACAATACAGCCCCTGCGGTTTTTGGCTTTGGGGAATGAAACAGGAAATTTGAGGTTTTATTTTTACTCACCCAGCTTGGCAAAATTTGATGCCTCTTTTCAAGCACTCAACACAACATGTGATCTTCCATTGGCTTGTAAGCCTTATGGCATTTGTACTGCGTCAAGTGCTTGTTCATGCATTCAAGTTTTGACAACGAAAAATGAGACTAGTACTGGTACTTCTGGTTGCATTGAAGGAATTTCATCAGATGGGTTTTGTGGAAGAGGCAAGGCAGAAATGCTTGAATTGGAGAGTGTCACTAGTGTGTTAAGGGGGGATTCTAAGATAGTTAATGTGAGCAAAGAAGAATGTGGTAATTTGTGCTTGGAAGATTGTAAATGTGCATCTGCATTACATAACTCTGAAGAATGCTTTCTGTATGGAATGGTGATTGGGGTTAAACAGGTTGAAAGGGGAAGGCAGTTGAGTTACATGGTTAAGGTTCCAAAGGGATTCAGTCATGGGGGTCATGGAAAGTCCAATGTGAAAAAATGGGTGTTGATCTTGGTAGGAGTTGTTGATGGTGTGATTGTTCTTGCTCTCTTTGGAGGTCTTGGCTACTACTTGATAAGAAAACGAAGAAGACACTCATTGCCTAATGGCCATAACAATTGA